The DNA window ATTTGTTTGACTGTAAATGTGTCTTGTTCTTAATCATATTTTGGGTTGTTGAGGGGGCATAAAGAGGGTGTCATGGCATCCCTTGTTAGCTTGACCACCTTGACCCAGGAACAAGCAATGAGATGCCTGCATGTTGGAAAGCACCTAATGCAGCAAGCACAATGTGCAGCAGTGAGGTGATCTTGGACAGCATTCCTGCAGGTTGATTAGGCTGCTATGGTTAATGCAGCTGAGCCTATAAACCCGGCCTGAGGAGAGCGCGGAGGTGGTTGCAAAGGGGCGGGAGTACAAGTCCCGGGTTCCTTCATAGGGTGGCTTTGTCTGGGAGCCGCCTCTCATGCTGCTCCATCAGCTTGGTTTGTGTGTGGCAGGCTAACGGTActccatataaaaaaaaaaatagaaaagaaaaaaaagctgcctgttttttgttttttttccttcttctcaCTCTTTATGAATGCCTTGCTCTTTTGTTTAGGGCACCCCCCACAGGTGCCAGTGTGCTCAATACCCCCTATTTAAACCAACTGAGGGCAAACATTATTTGGAGCAGCATTCTGATGGCAGTGCAGACCTTGAAGGGTGAGAGATTTAAAAGCTCTCTCATGTCAttacttcattaaaaaaaattcaaaatattcaATGATGCTTTGTAATAAAATCACCTTGTTAAAAAAGTAGGTATCAGATAGTCGTACAGTCcacccggaaagtattcacagcacttcaccttttcaacgttatgttacagccttattacaaaatggaatatataatttttttgtcctcaaaattctacacacaatacccaataatgacaatgtgaaaacgtttttttaaacatttttccaaatgtattaaaaaataaaccaaGAAATCACATCTTCACAGCCATTAAGATTAAAAGTGAGCTCAGAGGCaccctgtttcaactgatcatacTTCAGATGTTCCCATAGCTTGATTTGAGTCCCTCTGTTGTAAATActgttggttggacatgatttataaaggcacacacctgtctatatttAAGGTCCCACactggcagagcacaaaccaagactAAAGTCGAAAGGAattgtctcgaggcacaaatGTAGGGTTGGgtaaagaaaaagtatctgctgtCTTGAAGGTCCtaaatgagcacagtggcctccatcatctgaaaatggaagaagtttggaaccaccaggacatTTCCTGGAGCTGGCCGGCCATTTAAACTGGGCGATAGGGGGGACAAAGAGCCTAGTCTTGGagatcactctgtcagagctacagcattcctctgtggagagaggagaaccttccagaaggacaaccatatcTGCTGCAATCCACCAACCAGGCTTGTATGTTAcagtggccagacagaagccacTCCTTCGCAAAAGTTTGCAGaattgcacctgaaagactctcagacaatgagaaacaagattctctggtctgatgagataaAGATTAAACTTTGCCATGCGTCATGttaggaggaaaccaggcaccactcatcaccaggccaataccatccctacagtgaagcatggtggtggcagcatcatgcagtGGGGATGTTTTTtagcagcaggaactgggagattagtcaggatagagggaatgaTGAATGCAGCAACATAGAGAcaccctggatgaaaacctgcttcAGAGCGCTCTGGAATTTAAGACTTGGgtgacacttcccatccaacctgatggagcttgagaggtgctgtaaAGACAAAtgagcgaaactgcccaaagataggtgttccCAACTTGTGGCTTCGTATTCAAAAAGAAAGACTTTGtgctgtaattgctgctaaaGGTGAGACAACAAAGTAATGACCAAAgtatgtgaatacttatgtatgtTGGATttcttagttctttttttttatatacatttcgaaaaagctctaaaaaaacaatttttccattgtcattatgtggtattttgtgtagaattttgaggacaaaaatgaatttatttcattttgaaataaagctgtaacataacaaaatgttgaaaaagtgaaGCCCTGAGaaaactttctggatgcactgtgtcTAATAGGCCTTCAGCTAATTGTTAATGATGCTGTGTGGAAGTTAAGCTAGATTTGTCATATGGATGATAAAAAACTTAGCATATGTGCACAAATGAGGGACGTTTAATCAGTAAAAAATTAACCGGCAATAAAACCTAGCTACTAAAATGACCCCCCAAAAAGCTAAACAAGGTATTCAAGACTGGTCATACTTGTGAAGAGCGCTGCGTCTTTGAGTGAGAGGGAGGGTGGGGGGGCCAGGACATTAGCTGTCCGAGTCGTGGCGTCGCCTGTGGCTTTGTGCGACACCGCCAGGGGCCGTCTTGTGGCTGGAGGGGTTACGGGGGACAGGGGACCCCCCGTCGGAGGAGTCTGTGTCGTGGCGCTGCTGTCGGTGGCGGGGGTAGGCGGGTTGTCGCTGTGCCTTTAGTGCCCCCCTTGAATGGCTGTCATAGGGTCTGGCTCCGCTCTGACTGTGGTATGATGGATTATGATGGTGGTGGTCCTTTCGGGGCCTGAAGAGTAACAAGAAAACAAATAATCTGACTGGGTGGCTCAAAGTGGCTTCTGATATGCCGGGGGCGGGGAGGGCGAGGTACAAGAATAAGATCTTTTTTACGTTTTACAACATTCTATGCAACCATTTTTATTAGTCTTTTTCAGATTGCATAATTTCAATAAGTCATTCAGTTCACAGTTCACTAACAAATATTTCAATCAAGCATTACTATGCATTGTCAGtaataaacaaaaatacaataaattgacCAAGCATTACTAAATGCCTCTTTTCAGTTACGTAAATAGTAAATGACCTATGGTCACTTCATAAGAAAATATTTTTCTCTCTATAATGTGTAATTTATCAGAGAACTACAGTCCACACTGCAAATAGCCAACTTCGATGGCTTGAGCTTTAGTGACGTTTCAGCTCCCTCTAGTGAAGCTTTTCCTAACTGTCAGTAaagtataatttttaaaaatatcttATGCTCAAATCATAATTTAAAATTTACCCCAGACATGAAAAAATATGCAATGaaaataaatggtaaaaaaatctgtttcaaaatgtattatttaaaacatttgagaCAAAATGATCAAACCTCTTTTTGTCGTCATCTGAATCGGAAGACGACGAATCGCTCCTTtgcctctttttcttcttcttctctttcttctttttctcctttttatttttcttttctttcttcttctttttgctcTCCTGGCTAAAAACGTTAGGGGGTTAAATTAAGCATAACTCGTCATTGTCCAGCTAGATCTATAGACACTTTTTTTAGGTACGTCCATACCAGAGGGGTCCATAACTTTTCCGCCTCGGAGTTGTACTAAAATATCAAAGAATTCGGGGGCAAATGTTCATATTTTAAAGCAGGCTGAAACCCATGTAGATAATTTGAAGTGGCTGTTTGAAATTGACTCTAAGacacaagaacaccaccggctatcttatgttaccattagttgcttaacagagctttttttttttttaatgtctataTTTTTTCAACAATTACTAAGAATAACAAATAATTTGTCTGGTTAATGGCTTGCTATCATCGCTCTCTTGTACACACTTATACTCCCTGAGAGCGTGCACATACATCTTGTTGTTATAATGGACAATACATTCAATAATAGCTAACGTAAGTAGCAAAACGTTAATTAGCTGACAACACACAAAagctagtgtgtgcgtgtgttttgtgCATAACATGAGGTGTATTAACATGCTCAAAGCCAGAAGAGGGCAGTAAAGTACCAGAGCTTTGCTTACAAcactttggaaagttagcgccctttaGTAAAAGTTGCAAACACCTATTTTAAGGAGTAGTATATCAGCTATGTGTTATAGGTAACCAAGCATATTATCATTAGTAATAATAGTTATAGATATAAGGAATTCAACTTTTTCTCATCACATTATGCCCCTTTTCTTAATTGAATTATATTTTAGAACATGCCATAAGTCAATAAAAAACTTGTTGCGGGTAGTTTGGACACTCCTTGCCTACATAATCAAATGAGATAAGTTGtttacaaaaaactaaattatatcaTTTATGTAACAATAGGTTTATGTGAGAAAGGATGTAGCCTGGTGTAGCTAAATAAGCACAATACACAGCAGTCATTATGACGCAGTGCAGGTTTAAATGTGATATTTAAACAGCATTAATAACTTTGCAAAGGCATTACGACTGTATCTGAAATCCTTACATTGTGTACCTAATGTAATGGGTATAAGTCGTTTTCATTGATGGCTACATCGCAgtcatggttgccctcagagggccgcatttaacagtgaataatatacaatatgaatataaatgtgtatatataaaatgtgtatataattGTCTGTCTTTTTTTACGTACGCTGTACAAAACCAAATCTTTAGATTGTACtgtataaaactggcagctcagtcgccacaattttaccaaaatatttgcaggtttttgtttttttacagcatataaaataaaaaaatacatggaattaaattatatggaatggaaaaacagtaccaccatttttttaaagtaaaaattcatgcaagttttttatactgtaaaagctATGGTTGTTGTGTTTTATAGTGTATCATTACTCTATaatgaaagtggattttactgtaaaaaaggtTTTAGTGTAAAATGTTTACATGAACAGTTTGTTGGATtaattgctttgaaatcataagtcaagcagatatttaagtatttatctttatttgaacaataacattgttttgaaatgtatgacGATAtaatattttcttttattattaaCGATGATTAAAGTGTACgtagtacatttatttttgtaatacatttattaacaaaagatagggtactttatttacacatattattGCCACGCTTTCGGGGGCCACACAAATTGGTGTGAAGGGCCAGATTGGGCCCCCGGgcattgagtttgacacttgtggtaTAAGTGGTTAATGCGCTAATGCTTTCTTACCTTTGTTCAGTCTCCTCTTCCTTCTTTACACTCTCTGATGACTTTGCTGTTGAAGTTTCTGGAAGAACGCTGGTCTTGTGGTGCTGGAAGTGCAGTTATAATAGTTTATGTATTATGCATtaaggcacaagcggtagaatatggatggatggatgtagctttatctatatgtacagtatttcTCACAGAAATGCAAGATATTTGTGGGGGTGGTCAGTTGACGTAATCCTCTAATTTGAACAAACAAACTTGcttctttttgtctttttaatgTCACATACAAGACGCACTCGCCTGTGAGTGCTTTTTAGACTGGGGGAGGGACCACATCAGCATATCAGTCTCCAAAAGTCTCTTAAATAGATTTGTtgctggttgttttttttttaaaaagacaagGATCCCTCCtgctctttctttctattttctgGCAGACCAGATGTGTATGCAGTTACGATGATTACCGCCACTTGCTGCATGGATTTGTACCGTCAAGCTACATTCACAAACGGTCtcgttataatgtgtttatgaacgAAGGTGAAGAAGCAGAGCCAcatttaatgtaattgaatgtatgggaaacactgatgtTTGTTATtatattctgtgtgtgtgtgtctttttacTGTAAAGACTGGCAATCCCATTTTAACCGCTTCCTTTTCCTGCTGGGAGAGGACCACTTTGCGTGATGCTGCActgcacacaaaaacacacacacacacattattcatCAGACTCAAGTGAGAAGAACAGCTCTCACCTGAAAAAAGCTGCTTGTTAAGACAGAATGTCAAGGGGGACAAACAAGGAGCTGAGCTGAGTGTTTACCATTTGTGTCGACCTCATGAAAAACTAATGAGTGTGACGTTTTACTAAGGAATATTTCAAATGTTCAAGTTTAAAAATATACTTTAAGATGACAAAAAAAGAGTCACCTGGAGCTTCCCAATCCAGAGATTCGATCCACATTTCTCTCTTCACCATCATCTTCATCTCTCCTACAGATGTCTGCCAAATCCTGTGTAATTATAAGCACACCCAAGTTTTTGCAATTGCTTGCTAACTTAGATGCGACCACAATATTAAGATAGGAAAGGGGACGGTACAATACCTCTTTGGTCAGTCCAGTCGGTTGCCTCTTTATGACCTTGTGTCCTCTGCATTGAACATGACAAATGAAGATTCGGTATTTTAATCCTGGACTATTTGTCTAGTATTACACTTACAAGGCAGCCATCAACGCTTCATGTTCTGCAGCCTTGACAGCGGCAAGCTCCTCTTCCTTGGTGGGGGGCCTGCTGCCTTTTTTGTCTCTGGAGTACCATGTCAGATCTTTGCCTTTTTGCCAGCGTCCCACTGGAGCCATCAAGGAATTTCCTGCAAACGGCCCGCAGCGTCAAAACAGACAATGAACGACGACGAGGAGATAACGGTGCATACTAGAGATACcgcattttccagactataacctGCAccgcggtatataagccgcacccacaaatttttggaaaaacttttttttttttcttcatataatCGCTGCACcaaactataagccacagatatacacTGGTACATTGTGAATGAGATACTAACTTATAaagattttgcaaatgtttatttacataccttaatttttttcAAACGGCACCTGTAACATgaaagtaaaacggctgatccaacACAACAGAGACATCATTGATGTCTTTATCTTTTATGAGATTAATaagattttctccttttttattaagggttcaagatgtttatcaggatttttCTTCATGGATCAGTTTAGTACATTGATTTATTTACctaatccatttcataatttagcagttagtgaagttcatagattagccgcacctttaTATATGCTGCAGGGTTTATATCTTGGTAAAAACCTAGCGGCTTACCCCCGTTTTCCACAGGATGCGAAATGGCTGCGGAACGTCATCACCACGGCAACGGACTCATTccgtttttattcaagtcaatgtgtccgTTTCCATCGCTTACAGAACAGCATCGATATGGCTGGGACATTTCACATCCCTGCACTAAATAGACGCAGGGCTTCAATTTTTGCCGGTCACCACAACCCGACGGTTTAACTTGGCTAAAATCTGCTTGCCTTGGACAGcatacaaacacaaaataaactatCTGGGTTACCTTCAAAATTAAATAGTCAGTCTTCAAGGCAGATCGTATTTTACAAGCAGGGGAGTGGTTTGTAGGCGTTCAAtgaaatgtgtgtgcgtgtaacgcTCGCTAGGAATGATGTTACTCGTGTGTTGTGGCTTGTTACAAAAAATAAAGCTGTCATTTTGCAAGGCAACAGTCGTCTTTTCCATGAGTCAAGTCAAGGCCGTCACAGACGCGCCCGCCTGTGGGGACTGAAGGGCGGCAAAGCTCAAGATGTTCTGCAGTGTTTACTTCAATGTTTACTTTATCGCGGGATAAGCGCAGATTCACAAGATCTCGAAAAATTCACGCCATTTCGCTGCACTGCGAAGCTGCAACAGAACGGGCGGTGCTGTTCCGCATCTTGTGGAAATTTAGGGCTAGAgttcggaaaatatggtaattagaTTTTGAAGATGGTAGAAAATGTGACAATTGATGACAGTATCTAACATACTTTGCAAGTATTGATGgggttttttttagattttctAACAAAGATGAATTAAAGAAAACATAATTAATAGATAACATGGTTATAGCACTTCTTATTGCATACagtagtggtcaaaagtttacatacgcttgtaaagaacataatgtcagtagaagcattttaaaatctcatttgtatacactagcctttaaacaGACCCCTCTTTTAGACTACCggtagttgatctgctgtctcttttctgccttgcccccctctcctgtgtggagaggttatcaggtgaccgcagatgaggcactagctgttcaaagtcaggacccggggtggaccactcatctgtgcatcagttggggacgtctctgcgctgctgacttatctccactcaagatgatcccctgctggccccactatggactggactatctcactattaactagatccactcgacgtccattgcaccggtcccctctgaagtttctcattgtatcccattgggttgagttttttcttgccctgatgtgggatctgagccgataagtaaactgattgattgatgattgattgataaattacGTTACATGAAGTTGCACAGTTGAATGCGGTAATTTGGCAAAAGTGGCGGTGGCCTTCCACGTAGCCGCGGTATGTTGACACAAGCGAAGAAGGGGGGCACCAATATACGTGATTCAACACGGCGGAGGCAATGACAACCTTATAAACTGCAGGCTGGACTAAACAAAAAGCGGCATTTAAAACAATCTCGATTTTGTatgatgaaggacgcagcaattGAAGGTAAGGGCGCAATTAAACACGTTGTGTATGAATGCAAGTATAATATATAGCTACTACTTGTCTGCTCGTGTTTGTTAGCTTTCAAGCTAGTAGTAGCTACTAACGGTTAGCATTGGCTACACACTTACCAAGATAATTCTCTCGGTGTTTGTCCACTTTGACATCATCCCAGTTGAACTGGTCCTGGCCTCCTCGAACCCCCCCGGACCTCGAAGAACCGAACATTTCTGGGCCTCGATGACGTTACGGTTTACTAAACGTGCTAGCGTCTCCTCCGTTTGTTAGCTTTTTAGCCGCGGCCTAGCGTCGCCGTTCTCACATCCGGGTACTTATTCGCCCGAGCGACGTGGCGCAGCTTTCTCACCACAAAATCTTTGTAATTTTATGAACAAAAATATTTACATTAATTCCGAGTGGTAACGTTTTTTTTGTGAAAGGCATGTATTGACGTCACTGGAGTGTCTCACGTCTCACTATTTAGCGTCACAgcgaaaattattatttatttgtattttttttagataaagcaCGTACAACTATCCATATGTTAAGTGTAAGTATtcaagtaaaaaattaaaagtggtatggtatatgtttatttttgtgtCTAACAAAACGTGCCGCATACATTTAACGCGGTTTTGTGTTGCGTCGCTAAGTGATGACGTAGCCAGCACAACAAATCCCAATGGCTGTCGGTGCAAGGAAACAGAATGGAGGACTAAAACATTTCTTCTGGGACGTCCTCAGGTTGTCTAGTGCTAACAGCTGCCAATGTATATGAGACATTTTGCCAGGTTCTATTCAGGTAGGAATATGTTTTCATTTGATAAAAAAACGACGTGTATTTCATCTCTAATAATGCGCCATGACTGCCATTGAGATGCTGAAGCAGGCTTTTTTTTGCGATGAACTGAAAAGAACCACTGTTACTCGAGTGACTTCCTGCGTGTTTTGCCTATTTGCATGAAACTCAGACGGCGATCGGGGTCAGCtagtgaataataacaataaagccATAACAATActtaaataaactgcaacaaaacagtgcaataaacagcaataacagtgtaatacatttttaaaggtgCAATATACACATCACGTCTTTCATATaatctttaatttttttattttcataacatggtcactactgcttagttatattagttatattaatgcgccccccgcgaccccgaagggaataagcggtaggaaatggatggaatgttatattcttatttttactgttatatttgtattcttactttttttttaaattcttattatattttctattgtattttcatttatacctccattatttacttttttaattatATCTCAATTCTGCACACTGCTGCaggaatttttattttcctgagggaactctccagaaggaatcaataaagtactatctatctatctaattctGAAACTGACAACCTTTTATTGCTCCTTTGGTCATTCTGAAAGTAAATACTTGGTTATAAAGGCGTAATCAAATGAGTTACAATCAAGGGATAACTGCCAATAAAGATGTGCAGCTTAGTGTTTACCAGGAAGAGATTTGCATGTTAAAGTATTATCCAAGCAATAACCCTTTTCTAACCGGGTCCACTACAGTGGATTTGAAAGAGAAAGCGACTTTTCTTGATCACCGGGTCCTGATAAAGCTCACATGATTTGTCATCTTCAGTGCACGTGCTTTGAATGAGAGTCAGCCTATACTGATAAACTCAAATTACTCTGCAACAGTACAGTATTGTTTTAAATAGTACATTTGAACCCAACAAGGGGTCAAACCAAACTTTCATCATTATCCTCCTAGACATCAACATGTACTGAATGTCCTTCATAAGCACAATACAATGGCTACCTAATCGAATGGGATTAATTAAAGATATAAACAGTTTAATATGTCACATTTTGGATGTTTCATGTTAAATTCAACATCCAGTCTGGCTCAAATTCGGGGGAATCTTACATACCCTAAAAATGAAATTATAATGAAGGCACATTTTATGGCGAACTCACGGAACCAAATTGTAACTCCAAAAAGTGTCATAAAAAATTGAAGTAATTCTATTTCAAATTATGTAAACCAGTCTataatatttgtatgtatacattcACTAATCATCATGaagatatatttttaaaatgtatcccCAGTCACACTAATGTCCATCTAGAAATATGAGATTTATACTGAGAGAAAgggagtatccatccatccattttctaccgcttgtcccatttggggtcgcgggggggctggagcctatctcagctgcattca is part of the Nerophis lumbriciformis linkage group LG19, RoL_Nlum_v2.1, whole genome shotgun sequence genome and encodes:
- the LOC133618740 gene encoding multiple myeloma tumor-associated protein 2 homolog, whose protein sequence is MFGSSRSGGVRGGQDQFNWDDVKVDKHRENYLGNSLMAPVGRWQKGKDLTWYSRDKKGSRPPTKEEELAAVKAAEHEALMAALGHKVIKRQPTGLTKEDLADICRRDEDDGEERNVDRISGLGSSSAASRKVVLSQQEKEAVKMGLPVFTHHKTSVLPETSTAKSSESVKKEEETEQSQESKKKKKEKKNKKEKKKKEKKKKKRQRSDSSSSDSDDDKKRPRKDHHHHNPSYHSQSGARPYDSHSRGALKAQRQPAYPRHRQQRHDTDSSDGGSPVPRNPSSHKTAPGGVAQSHRRRHDSDS